The Rhineura floridana isolate rRhiFlo1 chromosome 8, rRhiFlo1.hap2, whole genome shotgun sequence genome includes a region encoding these proteins:
- the AVPR1A gene encoding vasopressin V1a receptor — protein sequence MHFGDSPGGSAWAAPSSAWNRSRGRPGETEESGGSPEPPWSGSSANESSNRYGRDEELAKLEIAVLALTFALAVLGNSFVLLALHRTPRKKASRMHLFIRHLSLADLAVAFFQILPQLCWEVTHRFHGPDGLCRVVKHLQVFGMFASAYMLVVMTADRYIAVCHPLKTLQQPTKRSRCMIVTAWALSFLLSLPQYFIFSLSEVESGSQVYDCWAHFVMPWGARAYITWITGSIFVAPVLILTICYGFICYHIWSNVRDKTRRRKRREGVPPRGGALRKGLLLTPCVSSIKNVSRAKIRTVKMTFVIVSAYVVCWAPFFTVQMRSVWDDHSSWFESEDISITVTALLACLNSCCNPWIYMFFSGHLLQDFIQTFLCCRKIEQKLNKEDSESISRRQTSFTNNRSPTNSLDTWRESPNLSQSIKFIPISS from the exons ATGCACTTCGGGGACAGTCCTGGGGGGTCCGCCTGGGCAGCGCCGTCGTCCGCCTGGAACCGGAGCCGAGGGCGGCCCGGAGAGACGGAGGAATCCGGCGGGAGCCCAGAGCCGCCCTGGTCCGGCAGCAGCGCCAACGAGAGCAGCAATCGCTACGGGCGGGACGAGGAGCTGGCTAAGCTGGAGATCGCGGTGCTGGCCTTGACGTTCGCCTTGGCGGTGCTGGGCAACTCGTTTGTGCTGCTGGCGCTGCACCGGACGCCGCGCAAGAAGGCGTCCCGCATGCACCTCTTCATCCGGCACCTGAGCCTGGCGGACCTGGCGGTGGCTTTCTTCCAAATCCTGCCGCAGCTCTGCTGGGAGGTGACGCACCGCTTCCACGGTCCCGACGGGCTATGCCGCGTGGTGAAACACCTGCAAGTCTTCGGCATGTTCGCCTCGGCGTACATGCTGGTGGTGATGACGGCCGACCGCTACATCGCCGTCTGCCACCCGCTCAAGACGCTCCAGCAGCCCACCAAGCGCTCGCGCTGCATGATCGTGACCGCCTGGGCGCTCAGCTTCCTGCTCAGCCTGCCGCAGTATTTCATCTTCTCGCTGAGCGAAGTGGAGAGCGGCTCGCAGGTCTACGACTGCTGGGCGCACTTCGTCATGCCCTGGGGGGCCCGCGCCTACATTACTTGGATCACCGGCAGCATCTTCGTGGCCCCAGTCCTCATTCTGACCATCTGCTACGGCTTCATCTGCTACCACATCTGGAGCAACGTCAGGGACAAGACCCGACGGCGGAAGAGGCGGGAGGGAGTTCCTCCTCGAGGGGGCGCCCTACGCAAGGGGCTGCTCCTCACGCCCTGTGTCAGTAGCATTAAGAATGTCTCCCGCGCCAAGATCCGCACGGTCAAAATGACCTTCGTAATCGTCTCGGCTTATGTCGTTTGCTGGGCGCCTTTCTTTACCGTCCAGATGCGGTCCGTCTGGGACGACCACTCTTCCTGGTTTG AGTCTGAGGACATTTCAATTACAGTCACTGCCCTTTTGGCCTGCTTGAACAGTTGTTGCAATCCGTGGATCTACATGTTCTTTAGTGGGCACCTCCTTCAAGACTTCATACAGACCTTCCTGTGCTGCCGAAAAATAGAACAAAAGCTGAATAAAGAAGATTCTGAGAGCATTAGCAGGAGACAGACTTCTTTCACCAATAACAGGAGTCCAACAAATAGTCTGGACACATGGAGAGAATCTCCAAATTTATCACAATCTATTAAGTTCATCCCTATTTCATCCTGa